From the genome of Silurus meridionalis isolate SWU-2019-XX chromosome 20, ASM1480568v1, whole genome shotgun sequence, one region includes:
- the rnf152 gene encoding E3 ubiquitin-protein ligase rnf152: MRIMETFPRPECHICFNPFSPRRRPKLLECMHTCCSVCLDQMVLNHREVRCPWCRHITHLSGISVFQLPDDSETLSAVTLAHTPVFIRLPNSSCYLLPLSADEHTYRYGFKNADGTTQSERLTTGEEEEVEGRDAAMKTSAWTGFCTVLMVAIILIFLLAIVLHNMSCVSKRFNIISCG, encoded by the coding sequence ATGCGTATAATGGAGACGTTTCCTAGACCAGAGTGCCATATCTGCTTTAACCCCTTCAGCCCTCGTCGCAGACCCAAACTTCTTGAGTGCATGCACACATGCTGCTCAGTATGTTTGGATCAGATGGTGTTGAATCACAGGGAAGTCCGCTGCCCCTGGTGCCGCCATATCACACATCTGAGTGGCATCTCAGTGTTCCAGCTCCCAGATGATTCGGAAACGCTCTCAGCCGTCACCTTGGCTCACACGCCCGTTTTTATCCGGCTGCCCAATAGCAGCTGCTACCTGCTGCCTCTGTCAGCGGACGAACACACCTACCGATATGGCTTCAAAAACGCAGATGGGACGACTCAGTCCGAGCGCCTTACAactggagaggaggaggaggtcgAGGGAAGAGACGCCGCGATGAAGACTTCAGCCTGGACGGGGTTCTGCACCGTCCTCATGGTCgccatcatcctcatcttcctcctggCAATTGTCCTGCACAACATGTcttgtgtgtccaaacgttTCAACATCATTTCCTGTGGATGA
- the gad3 gene encoding glutamate decarboxylase 1 isoform X2, which yields MEIRRDMSELLSWSKQDGDPFKSTEQGDGGCSTNDFSIVHGKDLLPAENGEELTKHFLQELLNILLAYIRKSMNRSSKVLDFHHPHQLKEGLEGFSLELPEKPDNLEQLLVDCRNTLKYGVKTAHPRFLNQLSSGLDIIGLAGEWLTSTANTNIFTFEVAPVFILMEEVILKKMQSIIGWSEEEGDGIFCPGGTISNLYSILLARYHYFPKVKTEGMQALPRLALFTSTHSHYSIKKSAAVLGIGTDSVIAVNCDERGKMIPAELESSIMAAKAKGLVPFYVNATAGTTVYGAFDPFTDVANICEKWNLWMHIDAAWGGGLLLSKKHKIRLQGIEKASSVTWNPHKMMGAPLQCSTILVRQKGLLEACNKQCAEYLFQSDKPYDMSYDTGDKTIQCGRHVDVFKLWLMWKAKGSEGFESQINHCLENAEYLYYKLKSRQDFQLVFQSKPEHSNVCFWYMPSRVRNMSTGPDRDRELHSITPKIKAKLMEKGTAMIGYQPLGEKPNFFRCVFSNPATLKQDVDFLLDEIASLGSGL from the exons ATGGAAATCAGACGGGATATGAGTGAACTCCTGAGCTGGAGCAAGCAGGATGGAGATCCCTTCAAAAGCACAGAGCAGGGGGACGGAGGCTGCAGCACCAATGACTTCAGCATCGTCCACGGCAAAG ATCTCCTTCCTGCTGAGAACGGTGAGGAGCTGACCAAACATTTCCTCCAGGAGCTGCTAAACATCCTTCTGGCATACATCCGCAAGTCTATGAATCGCAGCTCCAAAGTGCTGGACTTCCACCATCCACACCAGTTGAAGGAAGGACTGGAAGGCTTCAGCCTGGAGCTGCCAGAGAAACCAGACAATCTCGAGCAGCTGTTGGTTGACTGCAGGAACACGTTAAAATATGGAGTTAAAACAG CTCACCCACGGTTCCTCAACCAGCTCTCAAGTGGACTGGACATCATTGGACTAGCAGGAGAATGGCTCACTTCTactgcaaacacaaacat cttCACCTTTGAGGTTGCTCCTGTGTTTATTCTGATGGAGGAAGTCATTCTGAAGAAAATGCAGTCCATCATCGGTTGGTCTGAAGAGGAAGGAGATGGAATCTTCTGCCCAG GTGGAACAATTTCGAATCTCTACAGCATCCTACTGGCCCGTTATCACTACTTCCCAAAGGTGAAGACTGAAGGCATGCAGGCGTTACCTCGCCTCgccctcttcacctccacacaT AGTCATTATTCGATCAAGAAGTCAGCAGCGGTTCTCGGGATCGGCACCGACAGCGTCATCGCGGTGAATTGTGATGAAAG GGGCAAAATGATTCCAGCAGAACTGGAATCCAGCATCATGGCAGCAAAAGCTAAG GGTTTGGTTCCATTCTACGTGAACGCTACAGCAGGAACTACGGTCTACGGGGCCTTCGATCCGTTCACAGACGTCGCAAACATCTGTGAAAAATGGAACTTGTGGATGCATATCGAT GCCGCATGGGGAGGAGGATTACTGCTGTCCAAGAAGCACAAGATCAGACTGCAGGGAATTGAGAA AGCTTCTTCTGTCACCTGGAACCCTCACAAGATGATGGGCGCCCCGCTGCAATGTTCCACCATTCTGGTGCGGCAGAAG GGTCTGCTGGAGGCTTGTAATAAGCAATGTGCCGAGTATCTCTTCCAAAGTGACAAGCCGTACGACATGTCTTACGACACCGGAGACAAGACCATCCAGTGTGGGAGGCACGTGGACGTCTTCAAGCTCTGGCTCATGTGGAAGGCTAAG GGTTCAGAAGGTTTTGAATCGCAGATTAACCACTGCCTGGAGAACGCTGAGTATCTTTACTACAAGCTGAAGAGCAGACAAGATTTTCAGTTGGTCTTCCAAAGCAAA cCTGAACACAGTAACGTGTGCTTCTGGTACATGCCAAGCCGAGTGAGGAACATGTCCACAGGCcctgacagagacagagaactTCATTCG atcaCTCCAAAGATCAAAGCCAAGCTGATGGAGAAAGGCACGGCCATGATCGGCTACCAGCCTCTTGGAGAAAAGCCCAACTTCTTCCGCTGTGTTTTCTCCAACCCGGCCACGCTGAAGCAGGACGTGGACTTCCTGCTGGATGAGATCGCGAGTCTCGGCTCTGGGCTTTAA
- the gad3 gene encoding glutamate decarboxylase 1 isoform X1, with the protein MKPRTLWMQSTSCFICSSIPGPTLLKQMEIRRDMSELLSWSKQDGDPFKSTEQGDGGCSTNDFSIVHGKDLLPAENGEELTKHFLQELLNILLAYIRKSMNRSSKVLDFHHPHQLKEGLEGFSLELPEKPDNLEQLLVDCRNTLKYGVKTAHPRFLNQLSSGLDIIGLAGEWLTSTANTNIFTFEVAPVFILMEEVILKKMQSIIGWSEEEGDGIFCPGGTISNLYSILLARYHYFPKVKTEGMQALPRLALFTSTHSHYSIKKSAAVLGIGTDSVIAVNCDERGKMIPAELESSIMAAKAKGLVPFYVNATAGTTVYGAFDPFTDVANICEKWNLWMHIDAAWGGGLLLSKKHKIRLQGIEKASSVTWNPHKMMGAPLQCSTILVRQKGLLEACNKQCAEYLFQSDKPYDMSYDTGDKTIQCGRHVDVFKLWLMWKAKGSEGFESQINHCLENAEYLYYKLKSRQDFQLVFQSKPEHSNVCFWYMPSRVRNMSTGPDRDRELHSITPKIKAKLMEKGTAMIGYQPLGEKPNFFRCVFSNPATLKQDVDFLLDEIASLGSGL; encoded by the exons GCAGATGGAAATCAGACGGGATATGAGTGAACTCCTGAGCTGGAGCAAGCAGGATGGAGATCCCTTCAAAAGCACAGAGCAGGGGGACGGAGGCTGCAGCACCAATGACTTCAGCATCGTCCACGGCAAAG ATCTCCTTCCTGCTGAGAACGGTGAGGAGCTGACCAAACATTTCCTCCAGGAGCTGCTAAACATCCTTCTGGCATACATCCGCAAGTCTATGAATCGCAGCTCCAAAGTGCTGGACTTCCACCATCCACACCAGTTGAAGGAAGGACTGGAAGGCTTCAGCCTGGAGCTGCCAGAGAAACCAGACAATCTCGAGCAGCTGTTGGTTGACTGCAGGAACACGTTAAAATATGGAGTTAAAACAG CTCACCCACGGTTCCTCAACCAGCTCTCAAGTGGACTGGACATCATTGGACTAGCAGGAGAATGGCTCACTTCTactgcaaacacaaacat cttCACCTTTGAGGTTGCTCCTGTGTTTATTCTGATGGAGGAAGTCATTCTGAAGAAAATGCAGTCCATCATCGGTTGGTCTGAAGAGGAAGGAGATGGAATCTTCTGCCCAG GTGGAACAATTTCGAATCTCTACAGCATCCTACTGGCCCGTTATCACTACTTCCCAAAGGTGAAGACTGAAGGCATGCAGGCGTTACCTCGCCTCgccctcttcacctccacacaT AGTCATTATTCGATCAAGAAGTCAGCAGCGGTTCTCGGGATCGGCACCGACAGCGTCATCGCGGTGAATTGTGATGAAAG GGGCAAAATGATTCCAGCAGAACTGGAATCCAGCATCATGGCAGCAAAAGCTAAG GGTTTGGTTCCATTCTACGTGAACGCTACAGCAGGAACTACGGTCTACGGGGCCTTCGATCCGTTCACAGACGTCGCAAACATCTGTGAAAAATGGAACTTGTGGATGCATATCGAT GCCGCATGGGGAGGAGGATTACTGCTGTCCAAGAAGCACAAGATCAGACTGCAGGGAATTGAGAA AGCTTCTTCTGTCACCTGGAACCCTCACAAGATGATGGGCGCCCCGCTGCAATGTTCCACCATTCTGGTGCGGCAGAAG GGTCTGCTGGAGGCTTGTAATAAGCAATGTGCCGAGTATCTCTTCCAAAGTGACAAGCCGTACGACATGTCTTACGACACCGGAGACAAGACCATCCAGTGTGGGAGGCACGTGGACGTCTTCAAGCTCTGGCTCATGTGGAAGGCTAAG GGTTCAGAAGGTTTTGAATCGCAGATTAACCACTGCCTGGAGAACGCTGAGTATCTTTACTACAAGCTGAAGAGCAGACAAGATTTTCAGTTGGTCTTCCAAAGCAAA cCTGAACACAGTAACGTGTGCTTCTGGTACATGCCAAGCCGAGTGAGGAACATGTCCACAGGCcctgacagagacagagaactTCATTCG atcaCTCCAAAGATCAAAGCCAAGCTGATGGAGAAAGGCACGGCCATGATCGGCTACCAGCCTCTTGGAGAAAAGCCCAACTTCTTCCGCTGTGTTTTCTCCAACCCGGCCACGCTGAAGCAGGACGTGGACTTCCTGCTGGATGAGATCGCGAGTCTCGGCTCTGGGCTTTAA
- the buc gene encoding bucky ball — translation MEDVSHPSQSDAEQSHPQVHHSRPFFYVQPPSQPYFMYQWPMDPFGQYGYPGPVFPFGRPYMPPYQFMQYPGYMVPHAPMQPTDYRRMAPVFPSVSSYDLRFRQHFQQMTMHHETTSSEVQTEPGGPVSKLMDCLEGLQASEKSGVVREANVMFSSTPAVISFTHEVEKMNYGEKLNKDPVSQQDKGNQDGSVKLVTLCDSAVYDVESNQGHSEECVLSDVLPLDSSSIRDESQSREQDYKRGDLEMLCFRSEKSGTNVSNGNCSKVQDSGAHVSNSSELSDLCVGKSSIQSEKVQNLPPESVEVTEPLLQMTADCDLPYQILRLPCNKTTTGLLLHNEVNPLLYMDPASALLPSKRYPFGSPYAHNYYPQVVPERQSVLSPSLDELSSRDEMFSTDVEDDLASGQTYVDGGKLAETSAVHTRSEMDHADNACSVWAKTCACCGASLPDEDVDPVEPLDQDCNCGLEDNNVVPINGDVPKVLRWHGPSHCAPVSKHKAKKVFEVADSSELDQDHGRGECGEQHYSPAKGDKGRGKGQKEHLQRESPGEMIEQENWTACSTQQRSRSCRPANGLQEKGRPARRKPSGKTFDQQRLRRNEYDDHNEAEFSYCQRGRGSMKRRGTRY, via the exons ATGGAAG ACGTTTCTCATCCTTCACAATCGGATGCTGAGCAATCACACCCCCAAGTTCATCACAGTAGACCATTTTTCTATGTCCAACCACCTTCCCAACCTTATTTCATGTACCAATGGCCAATGGATCCGTTTGGACAGTATGGCTACCCAGGACCAG TGTTTCCATTTGGACGTCCTTACATGCCTCCATATCAATTTATGCAGTATCCTGGTTACATGGTCCCACATGCACCCATGCAGCCGACTGATTACAGAAGGATGGCCCCTgtttttccttctgtttcctcCTATGACCTTCGTTTCCGTCAGCACTTCCAACAGATGACCATGCATCATGAGACCACTTCATCTGAAGTCCAGACGGAGCCTGGAGGTCCAGTTAGTAAATTGATGGACTGCCTAGAAGGTCTACAAGCAAGTGAAAAGTCTGGAGTGGTCAGGGAAGCTAATGTGATGTTTTCCTCGACCCCTGCTGTAATCTCATTCACTCATGAGGTGGAGAAGATGAACTATGGAGAGAAGTTAAATAAGGACCCTGTTTCTCAGCAAGACAAGGGGAACCAGGATGGTTCTGTGAAACTGGTGACTCTCTGTGACTCTGCTGTGTATGATGTAGAGTCAAACCAAGGCCAttcagaggagtgtgtgttgtcTGATGTGCTGCCTCTTGACAGTTCCTCCATTCGTGATGAAAGTCAGAGTCGTGAACAAGATTACAAACGAGGTGACTTGGAGATGCTGTGCTTTCGGAGCGAGAAATCTGGCACTAATGTCAGCAATGGAAACTGTTCAAAGGTCCAAGACTCTGGAGCTCATGTTTCTAATAGCAGTGAGCTGTCTGACCTGTGTGTGGGTAAGTCCTCCATCCAAAGTGAGAAGGTTCAGAATTTGCCTCCTGAATCTGTAGAGGTTACTGAGCCTCTGTTGCAGATGACTGCAGACTGTGATCTGCCATATCAAATTCTCCGCCTTCCTTGCAATAAGACCACCACAGGTTTGTTGCTTCACAACGAGGTGAACCCATTGCTGTACATGGATCCTGCATCTGCTCTATTGCCTTCTAAACGATACCCTTTTGGCAGCCCTTACGCCCATAACTACTACCCTCAGGTGGTTCCTGAGCGGCAGAGCGTCCTCAGTCCTTCATTAGATGAGTTGTCTTCCAGGGATGAGATGTTTTCCACTGATGTTGAAGATGATCTTGCGTCAGGACAAACCTATGTAGATGGTGGCAAACTGGCAGAAACCAGTGCTGTTCACACTCGCTCTGAAATGGATCATGCAGATAATGCATGCTCTGTCTGGGCCAAAACGTGCGCCTGTTGTGGAGCAAGCCTTCCAGATGAAGATGTCGATCCTGTAGAGCCGTTGGATCAAGATTGCAACTGTGGGTTGGAGGACAACAATGTGGTGCCGATAAACGGTGACGTTCCAAAAGTGTTAAGGTGGCATGGACCATCTCATTGTGCTCCAGTTTCCAAACACAAAGCCAAGAAAGTGTTTGAGGTTGCAGATTCAAGTGAGCTGGACCAAGACCATGGTAGAGGAGAGTGTGGTGAGCAGCACTATTCCCCTGCTAAAGGAGATAAGGGCAGAGGAAAAGGTCAAAAGG AACACTTGCAGAGAGAAAGTCCAGGAGAGATGATTGAGCAGGAAAATTGGACTGCTTGCAGTACCCAGCAGAGATCACGATCCTGCAGGCCAGCCAATGGTCTTCAAGAAAAAG GAAGACCTGCAAGACGAAAGCCTTCCGGCAAAACATTTGATCAGCAAAGGCTGAGGAGAAACGAATACGATGACCACAATGAGGCAGAGTTTTCCTACTGCCAAAGGGGCAGAG gGTCTATGAAAAGAAGAGGCACGAGATACTAA